ATAACATATGTTTATTGGCATTTACCGAAAGTAAATCTTCATCATCAGCAATCGCATCAAGATGTACAGCCACTTTTGATCCCGGATATTCAATGGCCTTTTTTTCGAGTACATTCCATAACACTTCATCAATTCTGATGGTTTCCATTTGTTCGGGTTCCGAAAGTTCCAATCCTGAAAGAATTAATAATTCATCTAATATTGATTTTAAATGAAAAGTATCTTTTCGAAGTGTTTTTAAAACTTCTTCATATTGTTCATTCGTTCTTGGATGCTGCAGTGAAACATCAATATCACCTATAATAAAAGTAAGCGGAGTTTTGAGTTCGTGAGAAGCATTTTTAAGAAAGTTTTTCTGTATGGTAACACCGCTTTCCAATCTTTCCAGCAGATAATTAAAAGTCGTAATCAATTCTTTTATTTCATCTTTTCCGCTGGTTGGCATTTCAAGTCTTGAGTGCAGGTTTTCGGTGGTAATGGTATTTACTTTTGCAATGACATCTTCAAACGGACGAAAGGTTTGTTTGGCCAAAAAACGTCCCAAAAGATAATTAAGCGGAATTCCTGCCAGATAAAACAACACGAACATTAATCCGAGAACTTCCAGCTGACGGTTTCCCACAGAATCAATTCCTGAAACGACAATGATAAAATCACCTTGATTGTCTTTATAGTATAATCCCGTAAACTGACGGTTGTCTTTGGTAAAATACAGTATTCTGTTTTTAGCAATTGCTTTTAATTCTTTGTCACTTAACTGAATATCAATACCGTCACGCAAATACAATTGTTTCGTTTTGGCGTTGTATATTCTAATGGTTTGATTGGTGATTTTTTTATACTGAATTTCTATTCTTTGATAGCGAGAACTATCTACTTTGGTAATTTCGTCTTTTTCAAAATAAAAGAATGCGGTAATTAAGGCGCTGTCTTCTAGTCTTTCAT
This is a stretch of genomic DNA from Flavobacterium endoglycinae. It encodes these proteins:
- a CDS encoding sensor histidine kinase, encoding MNLKNKLAINSTLLFAFIVGLVLIGSLLLFKKHEKDLYYERLEDSALITAFFYFEKDEITKVDSSRYQRIEIQYKKITNQTIRIYNAKTKQLYLRDGIDIQLSDKELKAIAKNRILYFTKDNRQFTGLYYKDNQGDFIIVVSGIDSVGNRQLEVLGLMFVLFYLAGIPLNYLLGRFLAKQTFRPFEDVIAKVNTITTENLHSRLEMPTSGKDEIKELITTFNYLLERLESGVTIQKNFLKNASHELKTPLTFIIGDIDVSLQHPRTNEQYEEVLKTLRKDTFHLKSILDELLILSGLELSEPEQMETIRIDEVLWNVLEKKAIEYPGSKVAVHLDAIADDEDLLSVNANKHMLFIALYNIIDNAIKFSFPSQVTVSASADEGKLLLKIIDQGAGIAEKDLASIFDLFFRSDRTRHIQGQGLGLFITMQILKRHNITLKVDSELEKGTVFSLLFP